GCTTCGCGAGCCCGTACCGACGATCCACCGGTCCCTCGTCGATCTTCACCGACTGCACCCGGCCGTACGGGATGGTCTGGACGGAGCGGAACATGATGCCGCTGGCGATGGTGAGGTCCTCCTCGGCGTCGAGATAGCCGATGGCCCGCACCCGGCGCGGCGTGAGCAGCAGGTGCTGGAGCAGGATCAGCAGCGGCAGCAGGCCCAGTGCGGCGAGCCACCACATCCCGGTCAGCGCGGCCGCCGTGATCGCGCCGGCGATCATCAGCGCCCAGATCACGTCGCCGACGATGCCCGCCACGTAGCGGGCAGGGATCAGCGAGGTCGAGACCGGCCGCAGGGCGCCCGCGCCGAGCAGCCCCTCGGGATCGTCCGGCAGCGCCGGACGGGGCGCCCCGGCATCGGGGCCGGCCGGCGGCGCGGTGGCCCGCGGCGTGCCCGGCACGGGGTCCGACGCGATGGCCGGGACGGTCGGCGCGGCGGGATCAGGGGTGGAGCTCATGGGCACCATCGTGTCATCTCCGGGCCCGTTCGCATCCTGCGCAGGGTCGGCGCCGGATCCGCCGAAGGTCGACGATCGGCGGCCGTCCCCCGGCTCAGCTGCCGGCCCCCGCCCGCTCACGGGTCCCGTCCCCGTCATCGGGCGGCAGCTGGCCCCAGCGCTCGACGACCACGCCCAGCACCCCCAGCACGATCCCGGCGAGAGCGGCCGCCGCGGTGGGCAGGATCCCCCGCCACGGATCCCCGGTGCCCGTCAGGAGCAGGAACAGCGCCTGCCCGACGAAGATCCCGCCGACCACGGCCCCGGTGTAGGCACAGGCCCGGGCGAGCAGCACGGTGCGATAGGCGGTGGGCAGGTCGATCTGGTGGCGGCGCGGGGCGAAGCTCGGATGCTCGCTGCGCTCGGCGCTCTCGAGCATGTAGCGCCGCAGCGGCAGGCCGAACAGCAGCAGCACAGCGCCCAGCACCAGCAGCACCACCGTGGTGAGCCAGCCGGCGATCGGCAGGGCATGGCCGCGGGCGGCCAGGGCCTCCAGCATCTGCGCCCCGAAGCCTGCACCGACCACGAGGATCAGCACCAGGACCGGCACGTTCAGGGGTCTCACAAGATCCCGTACCCCTCGACCTCGGGGCCGGGACGCAGCCCCTCGCGATCCTCGGCGGTCGCCAGCAGTGCGCCGATCGGGCCGTGCCCCGGCAGCTCGGCGTCGGGACGCGCGGCGTGCCAGGGGGCCAGCACGAAGGCGCGCAGGTGGGCGCGCGGATGCGGCACGACGAGGGCCTCGTCCGCGCTGGTCCAGTCGCCGTAGGTGATCACATCCACGTCGAGGGTGCGCGGCCCCCAGCGCACCAGCCGTTCGCGGCGGGCGGCGTGCTCCGCGCGCTGCGCCGCCTCGAGCAGCCCGAACGGGCCCAGGCTCGTGCGCACCCCGATCACGGAGTTCAGGAACGCGCCCTGGTCCGCCGGGCCGCCGACGGGAGCGGTCTCCAGCACCGGAGCGGTCCACTCCACCTCGATGCCGTCCGTCCCGGCCAGCAGCTCGAGCGCGCCGTGGAGGTGCCGGGCGCGGTCACCGAGGTTGGTGCCGAGCGCGAGCACCGCGTCGACCCCGGCGGCGTCCCGCTGGATGCTCACGGTGACGTCGCCGACGGGCAGCCCGACCGGTGCGGCCGGCTTGTGGATCCGGACCCCGACCCGACGCACCAGCGGATGGCCGGTGTCGGTGAGGATCCGCTGGGCGATCCGCTCCGCGAGGGTCTCGACCAGCGCATGAGGGCCGCCGGTGAGCTCCTCGTGGACGGCGTGCGCCACCTCGGCGTAGTTCACGGTGCGCGAGAGCGCATCGGTGCGGCCCGCCGGTCCGGTGGCCAGGTGGAGGGTGATATCGGCGAGGAACTGCTGACCGAGCTGCGTCTCCGCCTCCAGCACCCCGTGATGGCCCCAGGCGCGGATCCCGGTCACCTCGATGCGGTCCAGACGCTCCGGGCCGACGACCGGCCCTCCCCTCTCCGCGTTCATCGGCGGATGCTCCGGCGCAGCCTGTCGCCGACCCGCACCGCGGCGACGGAGGAGGCGACCTCATGCACCCGCACCGCCCACGCGCCGTGCTCGGCGCTGTAGGCGCTGATCGCCGCGGTCGCAAGATCACGGTCCACACCGAGGGCGCCCACGAAGCGCTTGCGGGAGGCGCCGATGAGGATCGGCAGATCATGGGAGGCGATCGCGTCCCAGCCCGCCAGCACCTCCCAGTTCTGCTCCCCCGTCTTGGAGAATCCCAGACCGGGGTCCACGACGAGGAAGCGGTCCTCGACCCCCGCCTCGCGCAGCGCCGCGAGGCGCTCGGCGAGCTCGGCCGCGCTGTCGCGCGCCACGTCCTCGTAGAGGGCCAGCTCGTTCATCACGTCGCTGTGGCCGCGCCAGTGCATCGCGATGAACACCGGCGGGGTGCCCAGGCGGGTGCGGAGCCGTGCCGCCTCGCCGCCCATGTCCACGTCCGCGCGCCCGGCGGAGACGTCGTTGACGATCAGGGCGCCCGCCTCGACGCTCGCCGCGGCGACGGCGGCGCGCATGGTGTCCACGCTGACCACGACATCCTCGGCGGCCAGCGCCGAGACGACCGGCAGCACCCGGCGCAGCTCCTCGTCCTCGTCCACGCGCGGGGCACCGGGCCGGGTCGACTCCCCGCCGACGTCGACGATCGCGGCCCCCTGGGCCACCAGGCGCCGGCCATGCGCGATCGCGGCGGGCGGGGCGTCGTGCGCACCGCCGTCGGAGAAGGAGTCCGGAGTGACGTTCAGGACGCCCATCACCAGCGTGCCCTCACCGTCCAGGCGGTCCGGGAGCCCGGCGGGGCGGCGGAGCGGACTGCTCGCTGTGCTCATGGCCCGGACGCTCATGACCCGTGCAGGAGCGCCATGGCCTCGCCGCGGGTGCTGGCGTTCTCCCGCAGCATGCCCCGCACCGCGCTGGTCACCGTGCGGGCCCCGGCCGCACGCACACCCCGCATCGACATGCACATGTGCTCGGCCTCGATCACGACGATCGCCCCGCTGGCGCCGAGCTCGTCCATCAGTGCGTCGACGATCTGGGAGGTCAGTCGCTCCTGCACCTGAGGGCGCTGGGCGTAGACGTTCACCAGCCGCGCGAGCTTGCTCAGACCGGTGACCACTCCCCCGCCGGGGATGTATCCGATGTGGGCGGCACCGTGGAAGGGCAGCAGATGGTGCTCGCACATCGAGTAGAACGCGATGTCGCGCACCAGCACGAGCTCCTGGTGATCGATGTCGAAGGTCGTCGACAGCGGGACGCTCGCATCCTGCTGCAGGCCCTGGAAGACCTCGGTGTACATCCGGGCCACCCGCGCCGGCGTCTGCTGCAGGCCGTCACGGTCCGGGTCCTCGCCGATCGCGGAGAGGATCTCCCGGACGGCGGCCTCGATGCGGGGCTGGTCCACGGCCATCTCAGCGCCCCGTCCCGTCGCCGGTGTCGTACCCGTAGCCGCCGCCGTAGCCGCCACCGCCCGGTCCTGGCTCGCCGCTGTGCGGGGCGCCGGGGATCTGCGGGTCGTCACCACCCGGGTGGGGCAGCTCGGGCGGGTTCGGCTGGAGCGGCTCGCCGGCGTCGTGGGACTCGGTCCCCGTCGCGGTGGTGGTGCTGCCGGCCGAGGGCGCGGCCAGTGCGGGACGCTCGGAGCTCGAGACCCACACGTCGCGCGGCGGCTGCTTCTTCACGTCCCGGAAGATCTCGGCGAGCTCGTGCTCGTTCAGGGTCTCCCGCTCCAGCAGCTCATCGACCAGGTGGTCCAGCACGTGGCGGTTCTCCACGATCACCGACCAGGCCTCGTCCAGCGCGGTGTCCAGCAGCTCGCGGACCTCCTGGTCGACCAGGCTCGCGGTCTCGGCGCTGAAGCGGGGGGGCTGCCCCTGCTGCATGCCGACGAAGACCTCATCCTGTTCGCCCGAGAGAGCCACCTGGCCGACGGTCACGCTCATGCCCAGCTGCATCACCATGGCGCGCGCGATCTTGGTCGCGTTCTGCAGGTCCGAGCTGGGCCCGGTGGTGACGTCGTGGAAGATGCTCTCCTCCACCGCGTAGCCGCCCATCGCGTAGGCGAGCCGGTCCAGCAGCTCGTTGCGGGACTGGTAGTTGCGATCCTGGGTGGGCACCACCATGGTGTAGCCGCCGGCCCGGCCGCGCGGCAGGATCGTCACCTTGGTGACCGGGGCGGAGTTGTTCATCGCCGCCGCGACCAGGGCGTGCCCGCCCTCGTGGTACGCGGTCATCTGGCGCTCGCGCTCGGTCATCACCTTCGAGTACCGCTGCGGGCCCATGGAGACGCGGTCGATGGCCTCGTCCAGGGCGCGGTTGTCGATGATCTGATTGCCGGAGCGGGCGGTGAGCAGGGCCGCCTCGTTCAGCACGTTGGCGAGGTCGGCGCCGGACATGCCGATGGTGCGCTTGGCGACGTGCTCGAGATCGACATCGTGCGCCAGCGGCTTGCCCTTGGAGTGCACGCCGAGGATGTGCAGG
The window above is part of the Brachybacterium vulturis genome. Proteins encoded here:
- a CDS encoding PH domain-containing protein, which codes for MSSTPDPAAPTVPAIASDPVPGTPRATAPPAGPDAGAPRPALPDDPEGLLGAGALRPVSTSLIPARYVAGIVGDVIWALMIAGAITAAALTGMWWLAALGLLPLLILLQHLLLTPRRVRAIGYLDAEEDLTIASGIMFRSVQTIPYGRVQSVKIDEGPVDRRYGLAKLTVSTANGASTVVLPGLPKAEAERLRALLTARGIETMAAL
- a CDS encoding DUF3180 domain-containing protein: MRPLNVPVLVLILVVGAGFGAQMLEALAARGHALPIAGWLTTVVLLVLGAVLLLFGLPLRRYMLESAERSEHPSFAPRRHQIDLPTAYRTVLLARACAYTGAVVGGIFVGQALFLLLTGTGDPWRGILPTAAAALAGIVLGVLGVVVERWGQLPPDDGDGTRERAGAGS
- the folK gene encoding 2-amino-4-hydroxy-6-hydroxymethyldihydropteridine diphosphokinase, whose amino-acid sequence is MNAERGGPVVGPERLDRIEVTGIRAWGHHGVLEAETQLGQQFLADITLHLATGPAGRTDALSRTVNYAEVAHAVHEELTGGPHALVETLAERIAQRILTDTGHPLVRRVGVRIHKPAAPVGLPVGDVTVSIQRDAAGVDAVLALGTNLGDRARHLHGALELLAGTDGIEVEWTAPVLETAPVGGPADQGAFLNSVIGVRTSLGPFGLLEAAQRAEHAARRERLVRWGPRTLDVDVITYGDWTSADEALVVPHPRAHLRAFVLAPWHAARPDAELPGHGPIGALLATAEDREGLRPGPEVEGYGIL
- the folP gene encoding dihydropteroate synthase, which translates into the protein MSTASSPLRRPAGLPDRLDGEGTLVMGVLNVTPDSFSDGGAHDAPPAAIAHGRRLVAQGAAIVDVGGESTRPGAPRVDEDEELRRVLPVVSALAAEDVVVSVDTMRAAVAAASVEAGALIVNDVSAGRADVDMGGEAARLRTRLGTPPVFIAMHWRGHSDVMNELALYEDVARDSAAELAERLAALREAGVEDRFLVVDPGLGFSKTGEQNWEVLAGWDAIASHDLPILIGASRKRFVGALGVDRDLATAAISAYSAEHGAWAVRVHEVASSVAAVRVGDRLRRSIRR
- the folE gene encoding GTP cyclohydrolase I FolE, translated to MAVDQPRIEAAVREILSAIGEDPDRDGLQQTPARVARMYTEVFQGLQQDASVPLSTTFDIDHQELVLVRDIAFYSMCEHHLLPFHGAAHIGYIPGGGVVTGLSKLARLVNVYAQRPQVQERLTSQIVDALMDELGASGAIVVIEAEHMCMSMRGVRAAGARTVTSAVRGMLRENASTRGEAMALLHGS
- the ftsH gene encoding ATP-dependent zinc metalloprotease FtsH gives rise to the protein MADSAKNPKSSGSKKRRPFSGLALWIIIALLLGMAMFSLFGRDGYEQIDTQQGLELLQGSTVEQAKIIDGNQQRVDLVLSEDFVDGEESKGTQVRFSYVDARGEEIVQAVAEAAPEKGFTDEIASSSWWSSLLLTFLPLLLFIGLFWFLIMNAQGGGKAMQFGKSKAKLFNKEAPKVTFTDVAGAEEAVEELDEIKQFLVDPGRYQAVGAKIPKGVLLYGPPGTGKTLLAKAVAGEANVPFYSISGSDFVEMFVGVGASRVRDLFNTAKENAPAIIFIDEIDAVGRHRGAGMGGGHDEREQTLNQMLVEMDGFDENQNVILIAATNRVDILDPALLRPGRFDRQIGVEAPDMKGRLHILGVHSKGKPLAHDVDLEHVAKRTIGMSGADLANVLNEAALLTARSGNQIIDNRALDEAIDRVSMGPQRYSKVMTERERQMTAYHEGGHALVAAAMNNSAPVTKVTILPRGRAGGYTMVVPTQDRNYQSRNELLDRLAYAMGGYAVEESIFHDVTTGPSSDLQNATKIARAMVMQLGMSVTVGQVALSGEQDEVFVGMQQGQPPRFSAETASLVDQEVRELLDTALDEAWSVIVENRHVLDHLVDELLERETLNEHELAEIFRDVKKQPPRDVWVSSSERPALAAPSAGSTTTATGTESHDAGEPLQPNPPELPHPGGDDPQIPGAPHSGEPGPGGGGYGGGYGYDTGDGTGR